The following are encoded in a window of Manihot esculenta cultivar AM560-2 chromosome 8, M.esculenta_v8, whole genome shotgun sequence genomic DNA:
- the LOC122724404 gene encoding uncharacterized protein LOC122724404 codes for MNILEKNIVESICKLEKIFPPGFFDSMEHLPIHLAYEAKVGGPVQYRWMYPFERYLFDLKKKVKNKASVEGSIVEAYLIEEISSFCSHYFEPSISTRLNRVPRNDDGGHVEPMGRLSIFTHAGRPFGQLEHGRMLSNEEYCAAHLYVLLNCPEIDPFIEIFYSHFRETIPNISDQQIEQMRERELANWLKDYVGRNEVDNCIYQIAQGPSRKVQSYKGYFVNGFKFHRHDYGRERKTLNSGVWVKGSYYNEYESDYYGLLNEVLELEYFGEKNKIILFKCEWFDTNRGVRVHPQHGLVEINVKLRLASSDPFILAQQAHQVCYIKYPKINKVRVDWCAVFKTKARSTYNIGPSMVNNNSNEQNSNDVAYQEDDVSRPQEIVPTTELDDPTMLLDSSSMVEVDVNEL; via the exons ATGAATATCTTAGAGAAAAATATTGTTGAGAGCATTTGCAAGTTGGAGAAGATATTCCCACCTGGTTTCTTTGACTCAATGGAGCATTTACCTATTCACTTGGCATACGAGGCAAAAGTAGGTGGACCTGTGCAATATCGTTGGATGTATCCCTTTGAACG ATACCTCTTTGACTTGAAGAAAAAAGTCAAAAATAAAGCTTCTGTTGAGGGTTCAATTGTTGAGGCATATCTTATTGAGGAAATTTCATCTTTTTGCTCACACTACTTTGAGCCATCTATCTCGACAAGGCTAAATAGAGTTCCAAGAAatgatgatggtggacatgtagAACCTATGGGACGCCTTTCGATTTTCACTCATGCAGGTCGACCTTTTGGGCAGTTGGAACATGGCAGAATGTTGTCAAATGAAGAGTACTGTGCAGCACATTTATATGTGTTATTGAATTGTCCTGAAATTGATCCGTTTATTGA GATTTTTTATTCTCATTTTCGAGAAACAATACCAAATATCAGCGATCAACAAATTGAGCAAATGCGAGAGCGAGAACTGGCTAATTGGTTAAAAGACTAT GTGGGAAGGAACGAAGTTGATAACTGCATTTATCAAATAGCTCAAGGGCCCAGCCGAAAAGTACAATCATATAAAGGATATTTTGTGAATGGATTTAAATTTCATCGACATGATTATGGCAGAGAGCGAAAAACATTAAATAGTGGTGTATGGGTCAAAGGAAGTTATTATAATGAATATGAAAGTGATTACTATGGCTTGCTGAATGAGGTATTAGAATTAGAGTACTTTGGAGAGAAAAACAAGATAATCCTTTTCAAGTGTGAATGGTTTGACACTAATAGAGGGGTAAGGGTCCATCCTCAACATGGTCTTGTGGAAATCAATGTCAAATTAAGGCTAGCATCATCTGATCCATTTATTTTAGCTCAACAAGCTCATCAAGTTTGTTATATTAAATATCCTAAAATCAATAAAGTCAGAGTTGACTGGTGTGCGGTTTTCAAAACCAAAGCTAGGAGCACTTACAATATTGGACCTTCCATGGTTAACAACAATTCAAATGAGCAAAACTCCAATGATGTTGCTTATCAAGAGGATGATGTCTCAAGACCTCAAGAAATTGTACCAACAACCGAACTTGATGATCCCACAATGTTACTTGATTCAAGTAGTATGGTTGAGGTGGATGTTAATGAATTGTAA